The sequence CCCTAAAATTGGGGGCATGAGGCgtatgactttttttaaaactaacgaGCCTCCTGTGATCCTTAATTGAAACTCTATTTCTTCAGAAACTTGCGAATTCGTACATTCACATGGCAGGAATGATAAAGAATAAGGTAATTAATTAGCAGATAATCACAAACCTAATGGGCAATTTCAAAGTAAGAGATTGTGCATCTCGTCTATGTTTTTCCTTTGAGTGTGGCAATTGGCGGGCTTGATCAAATTTGGACAGGTTACCGTCGATTAAGATAATAATTGGGAATTAAGATAATAATTGGGTCAAAAACTCTATCCAATCCAAATGTGTTTGAAACAAAATGTGTTGGATTATAACAGGTTGGTAATGGATTATATAACTGGTCAAGATTCAAtccaacttaattattttatttattcttttcaaCTATTTTAGtacctaataattttttttctttattactactattttatatataacatatcaaattgaaaaaagaaattaaaaacattttgacAAGATTTATCATGAGTCAAATCTAATTATTCGAATTACATATCAATtcatttaataagttaaaatgaattgaGATAATCAGTTGACAATCCGTCAAACTTAAGTGGgttgaaatttgattttatcACCTCTAATTTTGCTGTAATCACAACAACCTGTCTTGTAATTACTTTTAAATAGTGTGAATCATGTTATTAGAGTCGCTTAAAATCGAATTATTATAATTCAATAGCAGAACTAATGATAAGTAAATTGATTGAAATTTGTAATAAATAGGATAATAGTGGTGACTAAAGTATTTATGagaagaacaaaatatttaggTTAAGAAATCACATTTTACTTGCTGTTGTTTTCCCCCCAAAATTGTGTTTGGTCTCTAGGGTTTATGGAGCAGCTGGTCTACGATTGTGCTATTTGAGTAGCCGTTAAGGTAATATTTTTGGGTTTTTCTGTTTTGAATCGTTGAAATAGGAATATATAATGGAAACAGCAGCTCAAAAATGCATGATTTATGGCGATACAAGTGAAGGGATTGATAGAATAAGCTCATTACCAGATGAGGTAATCCACAAAATACTTTCCTCTCTCTTAATTTTCGATGAAGTAGTTCAGTTGAGTGTATTGTCCAAAAGATGGAGATATATATGGACTACAATGCCTTACTTGCACTTTGATATTGATGATTCTTGTGTAAAACGGCTCAATGGTGGAAGGTTGGATTATCATAAGATACTAAAGGAAAAATTCAAAGACTTTATCAATTGGGTCCTA comes from Solanum pennellii chromosome 1, SPENNV200 and encodes:
- the LOC114076466 gene encoding F-box/FBD/LRR-repeat protein At3g52680-like — protein: METAAQKCMIYGDTSEGIDRISSLPDEVIHKILSSLLIFDEVVQLSVLSKRWRYIWTTMPYLHFDIDDSCVKRLNGGRLDYHKILKEKFKDFINWVLISQRETKLAKFLLCVAPHDYFDKMEILRWIHAATRRNVQEIVLEFIPCEQFELPICVATCESLQVLKLNLPFNILKLPNHFGFRQLKNAPS